The Myxococcota bacterium genome includes the window TCATCTTCCAGTTCCACCACCTGCTGCCCGAGTTCGACGCCTGCGAGAACGTCATGATGCCGGGCCTGATCGGCGGCCGTCCGGCGAAGGAGATGCGTGACCGGGCCCGGCGCCTGCTCTCCGAGGTGGGTCTGGGGCACCGCGAGAACCACCCGGTGGGGAAGCTGTCGGGCGGCGAGCGCCAACGGGTGGCGGTGGCGCGGGCGCTGGTGCTCGAACCGCGGCTGCTGCTGGCCGACGAACCCACGGGCAACCTCGACCCGAAGACCGCCGACCAGGTGCTCGAGCTCTTGCTCGAGATGAACCGGGAACACGGGACGGCGCTGGCGGTGGTGACCCACAGCCCCGAGCTCGCCCTTCGGTTGGGGCGCCAGGTCGAGCTGGTCGACGGCTACCTCGAAGAAGCGACGCTCGCCTAGCCCCCACGGGTCGCGCTGGGCTCTTTCCGGGTTCCCGGGACAGGGTTCTAAGCTCCTGGAAACGCAAGGGTCTTGTCACCTGCGGGGCCGAATCACTAGAGTCCCGCCGTCTGGATCGACCCAGACCCAGAACCGCTCGGGCGTTCGACACCGTTTCGTCCCGAACTCGATGCGCGCAGGCTCGAAGGTCGTCCCCGCCGCCGCTTGCGCCTCGACCTCGGGCCGACGCCGGTGGCGCAAGGCAAAGCAACAATCCAGGTGGCGGGAGTTCGCCGCAGCAGCTCGGAGGGATGGGTGCAATCGATTCGCCACGGCCGCGCTTCGGCGCGGCCCGGCTTGCACCGTGCCCTCTCGCGCGTGGCCGTTCGGGTCTTGGCGTGGAGTCTCGTCTGCGGCGCGCTGGCCGCCCCCGCGGAGGCCCAGCCCGCCGAGGGAGACGCGCCGCGTATCGCGGTTCTCCAGTTCCTGTTTCGCAGTCCCGACGATCGTTCCGACGCGAGCCGCGCCCTGACCCGCGAACTCGTGTCGATCCTCGCCGAGGACGGCCGGGTCGAGATCGTGGACGACTCGATCGACGTGGAGCCGCCGGTGCCCGAGTCGGGCGAAACCCGCGACGCCGCCCTGCGCCGCCGCGGCGCCGAGTGGGAGGCCGACTACCTGGTCACCGGGCGCGCCACCCAGCTCGTGAGCGACGGCGCGATCGATCTGGCGGTCCGTCTGACCCCGGCCCGCGCGGGACTCGCGAGTTCCACCCAGGTCGTGACCGCCCGCGACCTGGGCGCCCTGCAGGCCCGTCTGTTGGAAGTGGCCGAGCGGATCGTCGATCGCGTGGTCGGCGCACCCCCCGCGCGGGTCGTCGGCGTCGACATCCGCGGGGCACCCGGGTTCGAGCAGCAGCTGCTCGGCCGGCTCGGCACCCAGCCCGGCGCCGTCTTCGATCCGCTGGTCGTGCGCGCAGACCTCGCCGAGCTGCGCAGCTCGGCCCTGATCGTGTCGGCCCAGTCGAGCACCGAGAGCGTCGAGGACGGGATCGTGGTGCGCTTCGACGTGGTGTTGGCCGATCCGTCGGCCCAGCGAGCCGAGTCCGGCGAGCGCCTGGTGGCGGTACGGGTGCGCGGAAACCGGCGCATCGAGGCTGCCGCGATCCGCAACCGCATCACGTCTCGGGTGGGCGACCCTCTCGATCAGACCCGCGTCGCCCGCGATCTCGAGGAGATCCAGAAGCTCGGCTTCTTCCGCGACGTCCGGGCCTTCAGCGATCGCAACGACGAGGGACCCATCCTCATCTTCGAGGTCGAGGAGAACCCGCTCGTTCGCCAGATCTCGATCGCCGGCAACGACAACGTCGACGGCGACGACATCCGCGACGCCCTGACCCTGACCACCGGGGCGACCCTCGACTACCCGCTGCTCTTCGAGAACCGCCAGCGCATCGAAGCGCTGTATCGGGCCCAGGGTTACTACCTCGCTTCGGTGTCCTTCGAGATCGAACGGTTGGGTGACTCGGCGGTGGGCATCCACTTCGACGTCGAGGAGGGCGAGAAGCAGAAGCTCCAGGCGATCGAGTTCGAGGGGAACGAAGCCTTCGACGACGACACGCTCACCGAGGGCTTCCAGACGAAGACCTGGAAGTTCTATTCGCTGGCGACGTCCTGGTTCGACAACACGGGCACCTACTCGGAGCCGCTCTTCCTCCAGGATCTGCGTGGCATCGAGCGCCGCTACAGCGACGCCGGCTACCTCCAGGCCCGGGTGGGAGAGCCCCGCGTCGTCGCCGATGGGGATGGTCTGATCGTTCGCGTCGAGATCGACGAGGGTCAGCTCTTCCGGGTCGGGGCGATCGACGTGGTCGGCGATTCCACCGTCGACATCGCGTCGCTGCGCGACAAGCTCAAGCTGAAGCGGGGCGACGTCTTCAACCGCAGTTTCTTGAACGACGACATCGCGTCGCTGACCGAGCACTACCAGGATCGCGGCTTCTACTTCGCCCAGATCACGCCGCTTTCGAACCTGTCGGCGGCGACGGAAGAGGTCGACGTCCAGTTCGAGGTGCGGAAGGGGCCGCTCTACTTCATCCGACGCATCGAGGTCGGTGGCAACTCGATCACCGTCGACCCGGTCGTGCGCCGGGAGGTGCCGATCGTCGAGGGCGAGCTCTACTCCCAGCGCAAGATCGAGCTCGCCCGGCGCCGCGTGGAGGGGCTCGGCTACTTCGAAGAAGTCGACTTCCAGATCGAGCCCACCGACGAGCCCGACCAGCTCGACCTGAAGGTGTCGGTGGTCGAGCGGCCGACCGGGTCCTTCTCCTTCGGCGCCGGCTTCTCCTCCCAGGATGGTCTGGTCGTGACCGGCTCGCTCGCCCAGTCGAATCTCTTCGGGCGCGGCTACGGCGCGAACATCTCGCTGGACATCGGCCGCCAGTCCCAGCGTTTCTTCGTCAATCTCTCCGACCCGTACTTCCTGGGCTCGACCTTCAGCCTCTCCACGACCTTCTCGCGGACGAGCTTCAACTTCCAGGACTTCGAGCAGGACCAGATCGGTGCCGACTTCGTGCTCGGCCACGCCCTTACCGAAGACGCCCGCACCCGTGGCTTCCTCCGCTACAGCTTCAACCTGCGCGAGCTGATCGACGACCGCGACGTGAACGCGGCCGCGGTGATCCAGCGCGAAGTGCTGCAGGACCAGGTCTCGAGCAGCCTGGTCGGACTCTCGGTCGTGGCGGACACCCGCAACGACCGCCTCGCCCCCACCGACGGCTACCAGTACGCGCTGAGCCTCGAGGGCAGCGGGCTCGGCGGCTTCTCGCGTTTCGCGCGCCTCGAAGCGCGCGGCGCTTACTTCCTGGGCGCGCCCGACTGGATGTTCGATCGCTCGACCTTCGTGGTGGCGTCGCGCGCGGGCTGGGCGATCCCCTTCAACCGCGTGAGCGACTTCGAGGTGTTCGATCCCGATCCAGGGGGTGCCGATGTGCGTGCTGTCGCCGGTGGCAACGGTCAGACCCGCTTCCTGCAGGACATCGACGACGACCTGACCCTGCCGCTGACCGAGCGCTACTTCCTGGGCGGTCTGGGCCAGTTCCAGCTGCGCGGCTTCCGTCAGCGCTCGGTGGGGCCGCGCCGCGCGATCCTGCGCCGGGTGGCGGGCAACGCGCTGGTGCCGCTGGGCGTGACCGCGACGAATACGGCGATCGACGGCGCCGTACCGGGGGAGTGTCGAGACGACACCATCATCAACCTCGGCGATGGCGACGGCCTCTGCAACAGCATCACCGACCGCGAGATCGACGACTTCGACGACCTCGACGAGACCGACGTGGTGGGCGGCAACAAGTTCATCGCCAGCACCTTCGAGTACCGCTTCCCGATCTCCGAGACCGTGGGTCTGCAGGGCGTGGTCTTCATCGACGCGGGCAACGCCTTCGACGAGCGTCAACTGAACCTGTTGGACGTGACCGAGTGGCGCTACGGTACCGGGGCGGGCGTCCAGTGGTTCTCCCCCTTCGGCCCCTTGGCCGTCGTACTCGGCTTCCCACTGGACGGCCTCTCTGTGGAAGACTCCCCCGTCTTCGAGTTCTCGATCGGCGGCTCGGCTTTCTGATTCCACGGGTCCGGCATTTCCGATCCCCCAGGCGAGTGTCCCCGGGGGAACACATCCACCGAGGGCGCGATATGCTCGCGTGCCGGCAGGCGGGGGGCCTGCGGACCACCACGTTTGGAGGGGATTCCATGCAGGTTCCCAAAGCAGTCGTATTGCTCGCCCTGGCCATGATCCTGGTCTGGGGCACCGGCGCCCAGGATCAGGCGGTGCGCGTCGGCGTCGTCGACATCGACCAGGCCATCAGCTCGACCAAGGAAGGCAAGGCCGCCCGCGAGGAGTTTGCGCGCAAGCAGCGCGAGGCCGAGTCCAAGATCCAACCGCTGATCGAGCGCTACCAGGGCCTCGAAGAGGACCTCAAGCAGAAGAAGTTCGTGCTGTCGGACGAGGCGCTCTTCCAGAAGCAGCTCGACCTGGCCGAGATGCGCAACGAGATCCAGAATCGGATGAAGGAGCTCGAGGGCCAGCTCCAGGTCGACCAGAAGCGCCTCGAGGGGCCGCTCACGAAGAAGCTGATCGAGGTGATCGAGGAAGCCGGCAAGGATTCGGGCTTCACCATGATCATGCGCCGTGGTTCGCCGGGCCTGCTCTACACGCGTGAAGCGCTCGACATCACCGACCTCATCATCGAGAAGTACAACCAGAAGAGCTGAGGGCCGGCGTGCCGAACATTCATCCCACGGCCGTGGTCGACCCGGGCGCGAAGCTGGCCGATGACGTCACGGTGGGTCCGCTCTCGACGATCGGTGGCGAGGTCGAGCTCGGACCTGGCGTCGAGATCGCGTCCCAGGTGTGCGTCACCGGTCGCACGAAGATCGGGGCTGGGACCTGCGTTCACCCGTTCGCCGTCCTCGGCCTGACGCCCCAGGTGCTCGGCTTCGACGGACGCACCGGCACCCTCGAGATCGGCGAGGAGAACGAGATCCGCGAGTACGTGTCCATCCACGTCGGCTTGCCCGACCACGGTGGGATCACTTCGCTCGGCGATCGCAACCTGATCCAGAACGGCTTCCACATCGCCCACGACTGCCGGATCGGGAACCACTGCGTGCTCGCCGGGATGAGCGGCTTCAGCGGCCACATCGTCGTGGAGGATTTCGCGGTGGTGGGAGCCATGTCCGGCGTCCACCAGTTCGTGCGCATCGGCGAGTCGGCATTCACCGCCGGGAACTCGATGGTCAGCAAGGACGTGCCGCCGTTCTCGAAGGTCGCTGGCGACCGCGCCCGCTTCGTCGGGGTCAACACCATCAACCTCGAGCGGCGCGGCTTCGACAAGGATCGCATCGCGACGATCAAGCACGCCTTCCACGTCCTCTTCCAGTCGAAGCTCCGCTTCGAAGAGGCTACCACCCGGGTCGAAGCGGAATGCGACGGCTCGGCCGACGTGGCCCACCTGCTGAAGTTCCTGCGCTCCGCCGAGCGCGGCTTCGTCCGCTAGCGAGATGTCCGCGGACGCCGTCCTCGGTTTGATCGCAGGCCAGGGAGTGTTCCCGCTCGAGGCGGCGCGGGGCGCTCAGCAGAGCGGCTTGCGCGTCGTCTGCGTCGCCCTGCGCGACCAGACCGACCCGCGCATCGAAGACGCCGCCGACGACGTCACCTGGATCTATCCCGGCGAGGTCGGCAAGGGGCTCGAGGCCTTCAAGGCGGCCGGCGTTCGCGAAGTCGTCATGGCCGGGAAGGTCACGAAGAGCGATCTCTTCCAGGACCCCGACGCGCTGCGCTTCGACGCCCAGGCGTCGGACCTGATGGGCCAACTGACCGACCGCAAGGACGACACCATCCTCGGAAAGCTGGCCGACTTCCTGAAGGTGCTCGGTCTCGAACTCCTGCCTCAGTACGCTCATGCGCCCGAGCTGCTGGTCGGGAAGGGCGTGCTCACGAAGACCGAACCCACGGAAGCGCAGTGGGACGACATCCGCTTCGGGTTCCCGATCGCGAAGACGATGGGGGAGCTCGACATCGGCCAGACGGTCGTCGTGCGCGACCGCGCCGTGATGGCGGTGGAAGCGATCGAAGGCACCGACGCGACCATCCGTCGCGCGGGCACCATCGCCGAGAAGACCTGCGTCGTGAAGGTGGCGAAGCCCTCCCAGGACCCGCGCTTCGACGTGCCCACGATCGGCCCCGCCACGGTGGCGACCCTCGCCGAGGCGGGCGTCGCGGTGCTGGCCTTCGAGGCCGGCTCCACGGTCGTGCTCGAGCGCGATGTCGTGGCCCGCGACGCCGACGCCCAGGGCATCGCGATCGTCGCGGTCGACGGCGCGGAGTTCGCGTGAGCGCCCTGCGCCTCGCCGTGATCGGCGCGGGCGTGATGGGTGGCCATCATGCGCGGAAGGTCTCCGAGCGGGCGCGCAGCCACGGCGATGTGTCGCTGCTCGGGGTCGCCGACCAGGACCCGGAGCGGGCCCGCGCCATTGGTGGCGAGCTCGGCGTGCAGGGAGTCACCGACCCCGCCTCGCTCTTCCGCGAGGCCGATGCCGCGATCGTCGCGGTGTCCGCGGTCGCCCACTACGAGGTCGCGCGACACGCGATCGATGCCGGTCTCGACGTACTCGTCGAGAAGCCGATCGCGGCCACCCTCGAGCAGGCCGACGCGCTGGTCGCGTTGGCCGACGAGCGGGATCGCGTGCTCCAGGTGGGTCACCAGGAATGGTTCAACGCCGCGATGCGCGTCGTGCGCGAGCAGATCGATCGACCGCGCTTCGGCGAGATCCACCGCCTCGGCCCGTTTCCCGAGCGGGGGACCGATGTCGACGTCGTGCGCGATCTGATGATCCACGACATCGAGATCCTGCAGCAGCTTCTCGGCGCCGAGCCCGAGGGAGTCGACGCGGTGGGCGTTCCCGTGATCACCGAGCAGATCGACATCGCCAACGCCCGCCTCACCTTCCCGGGGCACTGCGTCGCGAACCTCACCGCCAGCCGCGTCTCGGCGACGCCGCTGCGGAAGTTCCGCCTGTTCCAGCGCGAGGCCTACTTCTCGATCGACTTCCTCGAGCAGAAGGCGATGCTGTTTCGGCGTCTGCCCGACGGGGAGGGCGGCAAGCGGATCGACATGCAGGAGCTGAAGACCGATCCCGAGGATGCGCTCGCGACCCAGCTCGACGTCTTCGTGCGCGGATTGCGCGAGGGACGCGGGGAGAACCTCGGCGGCGTCAGCGGCGCCCAGGCGGCAGGCGCGCTCCGCACCGCGCTGCGGGTGATCGACGCCATGCCGGATACCGACGCACTGGAATGAGCACGGTCCTGATGTCGGTCGGCGATGCGTCGGGAGACGTCTACGCCAGCGACTTCGTCCGAGAGCTGCGGCGCTTGGCGCCCGAAACGCGCTTCGTCGGGCTGGGCGGCGTCGAAATGGAGAAGGCCGGTGTCGAGCTGGTCGTCCACCAGCGCGACGTCGCGGTGAGCGGGCTCTTCGAGCTCTTGCCCGACCTGCACCGCATCGTGTCAGCCTGGCGCAAGATGAACGCGGCGCTGCGCGAGACCTCGCCCGACCTCGTCGTCCTGGTCGATTCCTCGGGCTTCAACATCCCCTTTGCGCGACGCGCTCGGCGTCGCGGTTGCCCGACGCTCTACTACGTCTCTCCCCAGGTCTGGGCCTGGCGCACCGGGCGCATCCGGAAGCTCGCGCGGTGGGTGAACCAGCTCGCGGTGATCTTCCCGTTCGAACTCGACGTCTACGCCGGTACTGCCGTTCCCGTCGAATATGTGGGGCATCCGCTGGTCGAGCGTCTGCGCGACGTCAGCGCGTCCCTCGATCGCGCGGCGGCGCGGCAGCGACTCGGGCTTCCCGAAGACGCGCGCGTGGTCGCGCTCCTCCCGGGCAGCCGCGGCAGCGAGATGCGACGCCTGCTTCCCCTGCACCTCGAGATCGCGCGGGTGCTCCATGCGCGGGACCCCCGCATCCGCTTCGTGATGCCGCGCGCGGCATCGATCGATGAGGCCACGCTGACCGAGGGCATCGCCGAAGCGCAGCTGCCCCAGCTGCTCGAGCTGCAGATCGTCGACGGCGATTCGCACGCCGTGTTTCGCGCCGCCGACGTAGCGCTCTTGAAACCGGGCACGTCGACCCTCGAGGCGACCCTGCTCGATTGCCCGATCGTCGTGGCCGCGCGCACGAATCCGCTGACGGCCTGGTTGGCGCGACGCCTGGTGCAGGTGGACACATTGACCATGCCGAACCTGATCGCCCGCGAGGCGATCGTCCCCGAGTTTCTCCAGGAAGAGGCCGAGCCGGCGGTCGTCGCCGACGCGGTGCTGGCGCTGCTCGAACCCGAGGCCGGCGAAGCCCAGCGTTCGCGGCTCGCCGTCGTGCGAGAAACCCTGGCCCAGGGAGGTGCCGCGGGTCGCGCCGCAGAGCTCGCCCGAGAGATGCTCGGTGGGCGTCTTCCGGCATAGCGCGGCGGCGCTCACCGCTCTGCTGGGTGCTCCCATCGCGGCCGCCGCGATGGTCGCTCGGCCCGCCTGGCGTACCGGCTGGCGCGAGCGGGCCGGTGCGGGGGCGGCGACTGCCGAGGGCCTCTGGGTCCATGCGGCCAGCATCGGGGAGGTACGCGCCGCCGCGGGCCTGGTCGCGACGCTCGCCGGGCGCGGACACGGACTGACCCTCTCGACCACGAGTCTCACCGGACGCGCGCTCGGCCGCGAGATGCACCCCGACTGGCCCGTCCGACTCGCGCCGATCGACCATCCCTGGGCCGTGGACGCGGCGCTGCGGCAGGCAAGACCGAGCGCGCTCGTGCTCGTCGAGACCGAGCTGTGGCCCGGCTGGATCGCGGCATGCGAACGCGCCGGCATCCCGGTCGTCCTCGTTTCCGGGCGTATCTCGGATCGATCGTTCCCGCGCTACCAGAAGCTCGGCGCGTTCCTCGCGCGGACGCTCGCGCGCATCGCGGCCATCGGCGCTCGCAGTGCGGAAGATCGCGATCGCTTCATCGCGCTCGGCGCGTCCGAGGAGCGGGTGAGCGTCACGGGCGACCTGAAGCTGGACCCTCCGGACACGCCGGCGGCGCTGCGTCCCGATCTCGACCACTGGCTCGGAAAGACGCCTCTGGTCGTCGGCGGGAGCACCCATCCCGGAGAAGAGACGGCGCTCCTGGAGGCCCGGCGGCGCTGGGAGCGCGCGGGTCACGAGTCGGCCCTGCTGCTCGCCCCGCGCTACCCCGACCGCGTGCCCGAGGTGACGTCCCTGGTTCGCGAGGCCGGTGGCATCCCGCGCCTACGCAGCGAGGCCGGTGCGCCCCTCGCCGTCGGAGAGGTCGGCATCCTCGACACGCTCGGAGAACTCGCGGGCGTCTATGCGCGCGCGCATCTCGCCTTCGTCGGCGGAACCCTGGCGCCGGTCGGCGGGCACAACGTGCTCGAGCCCGCGATGGCAGGCGTGCCGGTCGTCTACGGGCCCCACGTCGAGAACACGCTCCAGGCAGCGCAGCTCCTGGAAGCGGGAGGCGCCGCCGAGCGCGTGGCCACGCCGGAAGCGCTGGCGACGGCCGTGGAGCGCGCGCTCGCGGAGCCCGAAGAGGCGGCCGCCCGGGGCGCAGCGGCGCGACGCATGCTCGCCGAGCACCGGGGGAGCGGGGCGCGCGCGGCCGATCTCGTCGAAGCCTGCCTCGATGCCGGGTCACGCAGGTGAGGTTTCGCTGGCTCGAGTCGCGCGAGGAGTCCTTCGCACAGCGCTGTTGGTTGGCGCCGCTCGGGTTGCTCAGCCTCGGCTACGGCGTCGGGGCCGCCTGGAATCGTCGACTGCACGAGGCGGGTTGGCTCTCGCGGCGGCAGCTGGCCGCGCAGGTCGTCAGCGTCGGCAACCTGGTCGTGGGTGGAACCGCGAAGACGCCCCTGGCAGCGTGGCTCGCGGCGGGTCTGCGACGGCGCGGCCGCCGGGTGGTGTTGGCGAGTCGAGGCTACGGACGTCGCGGCGGGGAAGCCGTGGAGGTGGTTTCGGACGGTCGCTTCGTCCGCGGGACCGCCGAACGCGTCGGCGACGAGCCGATGCTCCTCGCCGCGAAGGCGCCGGGCGTACCCGTCCTGGTCGGTCGCGACCGCGGCCTCGTCGGGCTACGCGCGCTCTCGGCCTTCGATGCCGAAGTGATCGTGCTCGACGACGGCTTTCAGCATCACCGCCTCGCGCGCGACGTCGACATCGTCTCCTTCGACGGCGGGCTCGGGTTCGGCAACGGTCGGGTGCTGCCCCGAGGCCCGCTCCGCGAGCCCGCCGGCGCCCTGCGTCGCGCGGACGCGATCGGAGTCGTCGACGGTCCGCTTCCCGAAGCCGACGAGCAGCGGCTCGCGCGCTTCGCCCCCGACGCGTTTCGCTTCGCGACCCGACGCGCCCCCGATGCGCTGCGCCAGCTCGACGGGACGGCGCTCGACGCACCGGCCAGCCTGGCCGACGCCGAGGTGGGCATGCTCGTCGGTGTGGCCCAGCCCCGGGGCGTGCGGCGCACCCTCGAGTCGCTGGGCGCGAAGGTGGTGGCCGAGCGGGTCTTCCCCGACCACCACGCGTTTCGTCGCGAGGACCTTGCCGGCCTCGAGGCGGAGGCGCCGCGCTGGATCACGACGGAGAAGGACGCGGTGAAGCTGCGTCCGGACTGGGCGACGCAGCTGGATCTCGCGGTGCTGTCGATCGAGCTCGAAGTGGACGCGCCGGGGGCGTTCCTCGACTGGCTCGAAGCGCGGTTGCGCTAACCCGCTACGCGGCGGAGGCGCCTCGATACGCCCATGCGTGTCGGGCCATCCGCCGCTGTTCGCGGGGCAGGCAGCGCCAGAGGGCGCCGCGCAGGCCCCGATCGCCGCCGCAGTAGGCGCTGAAGCCGGCGGCGAGTCCGCGCACGCCGATCTGTTCGGCGACGCCGCGCTTGTGCAGCGAGCGCACCAGGCGCATCAGCTCTTGCATGCGACGCGGGGGCGTCGGCGGGGCGTCGGCGCGTGCACCGTCGAGATCGATCACCCACACCTCGGGCTCGGTGCCGCGCAGCAGCAGATTCTTGATGTGGAGGTCGGGGTGCTGACCGCCCGCGTCGTGGAAACGACGAATCGCCGCGCCCACCGCGCGGGCGCCGGCGACTCGCGCCGGCCGGGATGGCGCGCGCGCGAGCCAGGCGAGCCCGTCCGCGGCGTCTTCCACGTGCTCCGTCGCGTAGATCGCTTCCCAGAGCGGCCCGAAGCGGCGATGGGCCACGACGCTCACGGCGCGCGGCACCGGTGCACCCGCGGCGCGCAGGGTCTCGGTGACCCGCAGCTCGGACAGCGGGCGTTCGAAGCCGAGGATGCAGCCGGCCCAGAGCGGCCCCAGCAGTCCGCCGTGGCGCACCGGGCGCAGGTGGAGGCGCTCCGAGTGGCCCGGCAGCGCGAGGATGGCGGTGGCGCCGCGACCCTCGGAGCCCTCGCCTCCGGATCCAACGGACCCGAAGCAGCGCGCGACCGCGTCGGGCGCGGGCCATCCCTGCTCGCGGAGCGCGGCGGCGAAGCGCGCGTCCACCTGCCAGATCTGATCCGGCTCCTGGCTGCGCTCGAAGCCCGGGCGACCTTCCACGGCGGACGCCACTAGCCGAGGCGCCGCGTGCGCCAGAGCAGCACGCCTCCCAGCAGGGCGAAGAGCAGGTTCGGCACCCAGGCGACACCGTGGGGAGACAGTCCCTGCTCGGTGGCGAGGAGCTCCGCGAACTGATGCAGGGCGTAGTAGCCGAAGGCGAGGATCGCCCCCACGATCACGCCGTAGGCGCGTGCGCCGCGTTTGCGCCCCATGGCCAGCGGCACGCCGACCCAGGCAAAGAGCGCCGGCGCTGCCGGCATCGCGTAGCGCTGGGCGAGGTTCGTGGCGTAGTGCTGCGGCTCTTCGCGCAGCGGTCCCGGGTCTTCGCCGGCGTCGATCTTGGCGATCAGCGCGCGCAGATCGTCGACGCTCATCTCGCGCGGTCGCGGCGTAGGGGACGGCCCCAATGCCGCCGCCATGTCGATCCGATACTCGAGTTTCTCGAAGCGCACCTGCTGGTAGCGATCCTCGGCGCCCTGGCGCAGGTCGACGTGCACGTCTCCACGTTCCAGGAGCAGGGAGAGCTCGCCGGCCTCGTCGTCGAGCTTCATCTCGCCGGCTTCCGCGAATACGACGAAGGGCCGCTCGGGATCGGTGCGGTCCGAGATCACGATGCCGCGCAGCCGTCCCGCCGACTCGCGTTCGTCGACGTAGAGCGTGCGGTTGCCGACCGTGTTGAAACGGCCGGCCTCCACCGAGGCCCCCCGGACCAGCATGCGGCGCACGGCCGAAGACATCTCGCGACGAGCGGCGGGCTCGACGTTGACCGTCAGCTCGAACGTGAGGAGCGACAGGAGCACCCCCATCAACCCGATCGGGAGCATCAGGCCCCGCACACCCACGCCGCAGGCGCGCATCGCGGTGATCTCGACGTCGGCGGCCATGCGCCCGATCGCCAGCAGGACGCCCAGCAGGAACGAGACGGGCAGGGCGTAGATGGTGAGCATCGTGCCCAGCAGGCTCACCACGGTGAGCAGGTCGTCGAGCAGGAAGCCCGCGCCGATCAGCTCGTCGAGCACCCGCACCAGGCTGCGCGTGACCATGATGATCGTGATCGCCGCGAGGCCGAGCAGGGTGTACTGCACCACCTCGCGCGCCACGTAGAAGGAGAGGGTGCGCGGCCACCGCATCGCGAGAGCGTATCAGGCACGACGCACTCCGCCCTGGCTCCGGGCGCGTCTCAGCAGCTCCGAGCGCGATCCACTAAACTCCTCGACCGGTCTCCTGGCGGCGGTGTCCGCCGACTTGGTTCCCGGACGCCCGGGTTGCTGGCTGAGGGTGGTTTGCCCAGACTCGATCTCCGTCGCCTCGAACGCCTCGTCGACGACTTCCGCAACGTGCGCCTGTTGGTGCTCGGCGATCTGGTGCTCGACGAGTACATCTGGGGCGACGTCGACCGCATCAGCCCGGAAGCGCCCGTGCCCGTGGTCCACGTGAGCGACGAGACGACCATGCTGGGGGGCGCCGCGAACGCGGCCCGGAACGTGGTGGCGCTGGGCGGCGCGGTGGAGTGTTGCTCGATCATCGGCGACGACCCGGCAGGGCGTCGGGTCCTCGAGCTGGTGAAGGATCTCGGCATCGACCCGGACGGACTGGTGCAGGTGCCCGGCCGGCCCACGACCCGCAAGAGCCGGGTGATCGCCCAGACCCAGCAGATCGTGCGCTTCGACCGCGAGACCGCCGAGCCGCCCGACCCGTCGGTGGCCAGTGAGCTGCTCGCGCGGGTGGCGGAACGCGCCGATCGCGTCAACGGGGTGATCGTCGAGGACTATGGGAAAGGGGTGCTCTCGCGCCGTCTGGCGTCGGGCGCCATGAAGCGGTTTCGCGCCGCCGACGTGCCGGTGGTGGTCGACCCGAAGGCGGACCTCACGCCCTACAAGGGCGCGTCGATGCTCAAACCGAATCTGCGCGAGGCCGAGCTCCTGAGCGGTCTCGAGATCCGCGATCGCAGTGACCTGCCCCGCGCGGTCGCGAAGCTCCGCAAGCGCATCGGCGGCGGTGCGGTCGTGGTGACGCGCGGCCCGGACGGGATGTCGCTCTTCGAAGACGACGGCGACGGGGTCGACGTGCGGACCGCACCGCGCGAAGTCTTCGATGTCGGCGGCGCCGGCGACACGTCCATCGCCGCGCTGGCCCTGGCCTTGCGCGCCGGCGGCACCCTGGTGGAGGCTGCGATCCTCGCGAACGCGGCCTCCGGCATCGTGGTCGGCAAGGTCGGGACGGCCACCGCAAGCGCCGAAGAGCTGAAGGCGGCACTGCCGGCCTTCCTGGAAGCCGCCCGGGGTCGCGGATGATCCAGAGCATGACGGGCTTCGGGAACGCCCGGTACAGCGTCGATGCCTGGTCCTTCGAACTCGAGGTGCGCTCGGTCAACCACCG containing:
- a CDS encoding ABC transporter ATP-binding protein — translated: MSEPLLEVRDLKRSFATGDGTIEVLRGVNLRMHERERLAILGNSGVGKSTLLHVLGTLDRPTSGTVRFDGEDLFARDASELSRFRNESLGFIFQFHHLLPEFDACENVMMPGLIGGRPAKEMRDRARRLLSEVGLGHRENHPVGKLSGGERQRVAVARALVLEPRLLLADEPTGNLDPKTADQVLELLLEMNREHGTALAVVTHSPELALRLGRQVELVDGYLEEATLA
- the bamA gene encoding outer membrane protein assembly factor BamA, whose protein sequence is MQSIRHGRASARPGLHRALSRVAVRVLAWSLVCGALAAPAEAQPAEGDAPRIAVLQFLFRSPDDRSDASRALTRELVSILAEDGRVEIVDDSIDVEPPVPESGETRDAALRRRGAEWEADYLVTGRATQLVSDGAIDLAVRLTPARAGLASSTQVVTARDLGALQARLLEVAERIVDRVVGAPPARVVGVDIRGAPGFEQQLLGRLGTQPGAVFDPLVVRADLAELRSSALIVSAQSSTESVEDGIVVRFDVVLADPSAQRAESGERLVAVRVRGNRRIEAAAIRNRITSRVGDPLDQTRVARDLEEIQKLGFFRDVRAFSDRNDEGPILIFEVEENPLVRQISIAGNDNVDGDDIRDALTLTTGATLDYPLLFENRQRIEALYRAQGYYLASVSFEIERLGDSAVGIHFDVEEGEKQKLQAIEFEGNEAFDDDTLTEGFQTKTWKFYSLATSWFDNTGTYSEPLFLQDLRGIERRYSDAGYLQARVGEPRVVADGDGLIVRVEIDEGQLFRVGAIDVVGDSTVDIASLRDKLKLKRGDVFNRSFLNDDIASLTEHYQDRGFYFAQITPLSNLSAATEEVDVQFEVRKGPLYFIRRIEVGGNSITVDPVVRREVPIVEGELYSQRKIELARRRVEGLGYFEEVDFQIEPTDEPDQLDLKVSVVERPTGSFSFGAGFSSQDGLVVTGSLAQSNLFGRGYGANISLDIGRQSQRFFVNLSDPYFLGSTFSLSTTFSRTSFNFQDFEQDQIGADFVLGHALTEDARTRGFLRYSFNLRELIDDRDVNAAAVIQREVLQDQVSSSLVGLSVVADTRNDRLAPTDGYQYALSLEGSGLGGFSRFARLEARGAYFLGAPDWMFDRSTFVVASRAGWAIPFNRVSDFEVFDPDPGGADVRAVAGGNGQTRFLQDIDDDLTLPLTERYFLGGLGQFQLRGFRQRSVGPRRAILRRVAGNALVPLGVTATNTAIDGAVPGECRDDTIINLGDGDGLCNSITDREIDDFDDLDETDVVGGNKFIASTFEYRFPISETVGLQGVVFIDAGNAFDERQLNLLDVTEWRYGTGAGVQWFSPFGPLAVVLGFPLDGLSVEDSPVFEFSIGGSAF
- a CDS encoding OmpH family outer membrane protein gives rise to the protein MQVPKAVVLLALAMILVWGTGAQDQAVRVGVVDIDQAISSTKEGKAAREEFARKQREAESKIQPLIERYQGLEEDLKQKKFVLSDEALFQKQLDLAEMRNEIQNRMKELEGQLQVDQKRLEGPLTKKLIEVIEEAGKDSGFTMIMRRGSPGLLYTREALDITDLIIEKYNQKS
- the lpxA gene encoding acyl-ACP--UDP-N-acetylglucosamine O-acyltransferase — its product is MPNIHPTAVVDPGAKLADDVTVGPLSTIGGEVELGPGVEIASQVCVTGRTKIGAGTCVHPFAVLGLTPQVLGFDGRTGTLEIGEENEIREYVSIHVGLPDHGGITSLGDRNLIQNGFHIAHDCRIGNHCVLAGMSGFSGHIVVEDFAVVGAMSGVHQFVRIGESAFTAGNSMVSKDVPPFSKVAGDRARFVGVNTINLERRGFDKDRIATIKHAFHVLFQSKLRFEEATTRVEAECDGSADVAHLLKFLRSAERGFVR